The following coding sequences lie in one Apium graveolens cultivar Ventura chromosome 3, ASM990537v1, whole genome shotgun sequence genomic window:
- the LOC141710934 gene encoding glutaredoxin-C1-like: MQYQRESWSSYIEARRRVGTYECLERIERLASENAVVIFSMSSCCMCHAIKRLFCGMGVNPTVYELDEDPRGKDMEMALNTLLGGRSATVPVVFVGGKLVGAMDRVMASHISGNLVPLLKQAGALWL, translated from the coding sequence ATGCAATATCAGAGAGAATCATGGAGTTCATATATTGAAGCGAGGAGGCGTGTTGGAACATACGAGTGTTTGGAGCGCATAGAACGGCTGGCTTCCGAGAATGCAGTGGTGATATTCAGCATGAGCAGTTGTTGCATGTGTCATGCCATCAAGAGGCTCTTCTGTGGCATGGGGGTAAACCCTACCGTCTACGAGCTCGACGAAGACCCGAGAGGCAAGGACATGGAGATGGCCTTGAACACCCTCCTTGGTGGACGTTCAGCTACAGTGCCAGTTGTTTTTGTTGGTGGAAAGCTGGTGGGGGCTATGGACAGAGTGATGGCTAGTCATATTAGTGGCAATCTTGTGCCACTTCTTAAACAAGCTGGGGCTCTGTGGCTCTGA